A DNA window from Novosphingobium sp. RL4 contains the following coding sequences:
- a CDS encoding CoA pyrophosphatase — MSALFADVSRRFEAGHDTMPDELWIDPRIHQIETFKPAAVLIALTERPRPGMLLLHRPSTMRAHPGQIAFPGGRLDPGETAVEAALREAEEELGIHPRDVQVIGTSDLYRTGSGYEITPVIGVVPPDLEIRPNPAEVAQWFEAPVEFVLNPANQKTRWIDWEGGRHAFVEITWHDHRIWGVTGAILHNLARRLNWND, encoded by the coding sequence ATGAGCGCGCTCTTCGCCGATGTTTCGCGACGGTTCGAAGCCGGGCACGATACCATGCCTGACGAACTCTGGATCGATCCGCGCATTCACCAGATCGAGACGTTCAAGCCCGCCGCCGTGCTGATCGCGCTGACGGAGCGCCCGCGCCCGGGCATGCTGCTGCTTCACCGCCCTTCCACCATGCGCGCGCATCCGGGGCAGATCGCCTTCCCCGGCGGCCGGCTCGATCCGGGCGAAACCGCTGTCGAGGCGGCCCTGCGCGAAGCGGAGGAAGAACTCGGCATCCATCCGCGCGATGTGCAGGTGATCGGCACCAGCGATCTCTACCGCACCGGCAGCGGATACGAGATCACGCCGGTGATCGGCGTGGTTCCGCCCGATCTCGAAATCCGGCCCAACCCGGCCGAAGTCGCGCAATGGTTCGAGGCACCTGTCGAATTCGTGCTCAATCCGGCAAACCAGAAGACCCGGTGGATCGACTGGGAAGGCGGCCGCCACGCCTTCGTAGAGATCACCTGGCACGACCACCGCATCTGGGGCGTCACCGGCGCCATCCTTCACAATCTTGCCCGCAGGCTGAACTGGAATGACTGA
- a CDS encoding cysteine desulfurase family protein translates to MSAQQIYLDHAATTPLLPQARNAWLEGAAFWANPSSPHRQGRAARAALEDARARMKGLLGWQGELIFTSGASEALAIAIRGSKRVLSAVSPIEHEAVLRHGAAAARLAVDSSGLVDPAGAALEGLVAVQQVNSETGVIQPLAEVAEAVKAAGGVLLADCAQGAGKLSLPPADLIALAAHKFGGPIGTGALLVRDWALLEPSGGQERGYRAGTENLPGALAMVAALEAGSEWMVEARRLRALLETEILAAGGEVVGGEAERSPTIGGYRMPGLSSAAQLIRFDAMGIAVSAGSACSSGSLRTSHVLEAMNYPHPTEVIRVSIGRETCEADIARFLDAWRAIAGSRRAA, encoded by the coding sequence ATGTCAGCTCAACAGATCTATCTCGACCACGCGGCGACCACGCCGCTCCTGCCCCAGGCGCGCAATGCATGGCTGGAAGGTGCGGCTTTCTGGGCCAATCCTTCGAGCCCTCACCGGCAGGGCCGCGCAGCGCGTGCCGCGCTCGAAGACGCGCGCGCCCGGATGAAAGGGCTGCTCGGGTGGCAGGGTGAACTGATTTTCACTTCGGGTGCGAGCGAGGCTCTCGCCATTGCCATTCGCGGGTCGAAACGCGTGCTTTCTGCGGTTTCTCCGATCGAGCATGAGGCGGTGCTGCGTCATGGCGCGGCGGCAGCAAGGCTTGCCGTGGACTCCTCGGGCCTAGTCGATCCGGCGGGTGCGGCGCTGGAGGGGCTGGTCGCGGTGCAGCAGGTCAATTCCGAAACGGGCGTGATCCAGCCGCTGGCCGAAGTCGCAGAGGCGGTGAAAGCCGCCGGCGGCGTGCTGCTTGCCGACTGTGCGCAAGGCGCGGGGAAGCTCTCGTTGCCACCCGCCGACCTCATCGCCCTGGCGGCGCACAAGTTCGGCGGCCCCATCGGCACCGGCGCGCTGCTGGTGCGCGACTGGGCCTTGCTCGAACCGAGCGGTGGTCAGGAGCGTGGCTACCGTGCGGGAACCGAGAACCTCCCCGGCGCACTGGCAATGGTCGCCGCGCTGGAGGCCGGCAGCGAATGGATGGTCGAGGCCCGCAGGCTTCGCGCCCTGCTCGAGACGGAAATCCTGGCGGCCGGGGGTGAAGTGGTCGGCGGCGAAGCCGAACGAAGCCCGACAATCGGCGGTTACCGGATGCCGGGGCTGTCTTCCGCCGCGCAGCTCATCCGGTTCGACGCCATGGGCATCGCCGTCTCTGCGGGAAGCGCCTGTTCCTCTGGATCGCTCAGGACCAGTCACGTTCTGGAGGCGATGAACTATCCGCATCCGACGGAAGTGATCCGGGTGTCGATCGGCCGCGAGACTTGCGAGGCCGATATCGCGCGCTTCCTTGATGCCTGGCGCGCGATTGCCGGAAGCCGGCGCGCGGCATGA
- a CDS encoding DUF1285 domain-containing protein translates to MPYEPPPELNALSLAQVADLLAARKLPPVADWSPRITGDSEMTIRADGRWFHQGGEIRRHAMVRAFASLILREADGRHWLVTPVEKLSIEVEDAAFIAVDVRQDEGSLVFRLNTDDLVIAGREHPIRVEGDPETPAIYLGVRNGAEARLNRSTYGQLVEIALAGGELAVSSQGETFGLVPA, encoded by the coding sequence ATGCCCTATGAACCGCCGCCAGAACTGAACGCGCTTTCGCTTGCCCAGGTGGCCGACCTGCTGGCCGCCCGCAAGCTTCCCCCCGTCGCCGACTGGTCCCCCCGGATCACCGGCGACAGCGAGATGACGATCCGCGCCGATGGTCGCTGGTTCCACCAGGGCGGCGAGATCCGGCGCCATGCCATGGTCCGCGCCTTCGCGTCGCTGATCCTGCGCGAAGCCGATGGCCGGCACTGGCTGGTCACCCCGGTCGAGAAGCTGTCGATCGAGGTGGAGGATGCCGCTTTCATCGCCGTGGACGTGCGGCAGGACGAAGGTTCGCTCGTGTTCCGCCTCAACACCGATGATCTCGTGATTGCCGGGCGCGAACATCCCATCCGCGTCGAGGGCGACCCGGAAACGCCCGCGATCTATCTTGGCGTGCGCAACGGCGCCGAAGCCCGCCTGAACCGCAGCACTTACGGGCAGCTCGTGGAGATCGCGCTGGCCGGGGGCGAGCTTGCGGTTTCCAGCCAGGGCGAGACTTTCGGGCTGGTTCCCGCATGA
- a CDS encoding GNAT family N-acetyltransferase, translated as MSQTATLIPLDNVDPVLVEALLDSAFEPERHQRTAYKVREGVEWLPGLSFAALDADEMLVGTIQCWPVALNDPEGRAHPMIMVGPVAVMPGHQGQGFGQALMSAAMAGIDSRAPLPQVMVGDPEYYGRFWGYTNEWTQGWNMPGPFERHRLLVRCDNPAVLPREGMLGPWLR; from the coding sequence ATGTCCCAGACTGCCACCCTTATTCCGCTCGACAATGTCGACCCCGTTCTCGTCGAGGCTCTCCTCGATAGCGCGTTCGAGCCCGAGCGACACCAGCGCACCGCCTACAAGGTTCGCGAAGGCGTGGAATGGCTGCCGGGCCTGAGCTTCGCGGCGCTCGACGCCGATGAAATGCTCGTCGGCACGATCCAGTGCTGGCCGGTCGCGCTCAACGATCCGGAGGGCCGCGCCCATCCGATGATCATGGTCGGCCCGGTCGCCGTCATGCCCGGACATCAGGGACAGGGATTCGGCCAAGCGCTGATGTCGGCGGCGATGGCCGGTATCGACTCGCGCGCGCCGCTGCCGCAGGTCATGGTCGGCGATCCCGAGTACTACGGCCGCTTCTGGGGCTATACCAACGAATGGACGCAAGGCTGGAACATGCCCGGCCCGTTCGAGCGGCATCGCCTGCTGGTCCGCTGCGACAATCCCGCGGTCCTGCCGCGCGAAGGCATGCTGGGGCCCTGGCTGCGATAA
- a CDS encoding CCA tRNA nucleotidyltransferase — MTETLTADWMAREDLAALVAALGHENARYVGGAVRDTLLGQPVKDIDMATVLPPEETMRRLQEAGIRHVPTGIDHGTVTAVLPGGPVEITTLRHDVSTDGRRATVAFATDWREDAARRDFTMNALYADPVGGELFDWFGGLEDLSVRRVRFIGDARQRIREDHLRILRYFRFQARFGTTPADEEAESACSELAPTLKGLSRERVGMEMMNLLGLPDPAPTVQRMAELGVLEVILPEADTAALAALIAAERAQAAGPDPVRRLAALLPAQVPLAEQVASRFRLSGAQKKRLAVAAARNGAPGEPRALAYRLGMDGALDRLLIAGADCTALTGWNVPQFPLKGGQIVARGVGAGPEVARVLRQVEERWVAEGFPGEARISELLDAELAGQAS, encoded by the coding sequence ATGACTGAGACACTGACCGCCGACTGGATGGCCCGCGAAGACCTCGCCGCGCTCGTTGCCGCGCTGGGCCATGAAAATGCCCGCTACGTGGGCGGCGCCGTGCGCGACACCCTGCTCGGCCAGCCGGTGAAGGACATCGACATGGCCACCGTCCTTCCGCCCGAGGAAACGATGCGCCGCCTGCAGGAAGCGGGCATCCGCCATGTCCCCACCGGCATCGATCATGGCACCGTCACCGCCGTCCTCCCCGGCGGCCCGGTGGAGATCACCACCTTGCGCCACGACGTCTCGACCGACGGCCGCCGCGCTACCGTGGCTTTCGCCACCGACTGGCGCGAGGATGCGGCCCGCCGCGATTTCACGATGAACGCGCTCTATGCCGATCCGGTGGGCGGAGAGCTGTTCGACTGGTTCGGCGGGCTTGAGGACCTCTCCGTCCGGCGCGTGCGCTTCATCGGCGATGCCCGTCAGCGCATCCGCGAGGATCACTTGCGCATCCTGCGCTACTTCCGCTTCCAGGCCCGGTTCGGAACCACCCCGGCAGACGAGGAAGCCGAAAGCGCCTGCTCCGAACTCGCGCCCACGCTCAAGGGTCTCTCGCGCGAGCGTGTGGGCATGGAAATGATGAATCTGCTCGGCCTGCCCGACCCGGCGCCGACCGTGCAGCGCATGGCGGAACTGGGCGTGCTGGAAGTGATCCTGCCAGAGGCCGACACCGCCGCCCTCGCCGCGCTCATCGCCGCCGAACGGGCGCAGGCTGCCGGGCCCGATCCCGTCCGGCGCCTTGCCGCGCTGCTGCCCGCGCAAGTGCCACTGGCCGAACAGGTCGCCTCGCGCTTCCGTCTCTCCGGCGCCCAGAAGAAGCGCCTCGCGGTCGCCGCTGCGCGAAACGGCGCCCCCGGCGAGCCGCGCGCCCTTGCCTATCGCCTCGGCATGGACGGCGCGCTTGACCGGTTGTTGATCGCAGGCGCCGATTGCACCGCCTTGACGGGCTGGAACGTGCCGCAGTTTCCACTGAAAGGCGGCCAGATCGTCGCCCGCGGCGTGGGTGCCGGGCCCGAGGTCGCCCGCGTGCTGCGGCAGGTGGAAGAGCGCTGGGTGGCGGAAGGCTTCCCCGGCGAAGCGCGGATTTCGGAACTGCTCGACGCGGAACTCGCCGGGCAAGCTTCTTGA
- the parC gene encoding DNA topoisomerase IV subunit A, with protein MVTTTDEDSDPFDAIVDAPFDAALSERYLVYALSTITARSLPDLRDGLKPVHRRLLWAMRQLKLDPGNAYKKSARVVGDVIGKYHPHGDASVYDAMVRLAQDFSLRYPLVQGQGNFGNIDGDNAAAYRYTEARLTRTAIHLMAGLDEGTVDFVPTYNGEESEPEIFPGLFPNLLANGATGIAVGMATSIPSHNVAEIIDATLMLIDNPHAEHDQLMQVFHGPDFATGGLVVDSPEAISHAYATGKGAFRVRGRFSCGKDEAGNWEETGVEKLGSGQWQLVISEIPYMLAKGKLIEQVAQLIADRKLPILEDIRDESDEQIRIVFVPKSRNVDPELLKESLYRLTDLESRFSLNLNVLDSHRTPGVLGLKLLLSEWVYSQIDILLRRTRHRLEKIASRLELVAGYIIAYLNLDRIIEIIRTEDEPKPVMMAEFELTDRQAEAILNMRLRSLRKLEEMELRKEHEELLREQEELNKLLESPARQRTRLKRDLANLRKDYAENTELGRRRTTIAQATPTVEFSMDAMIEKEPVTVILSAKGWIRAARGHVALDGDFKFKEGDGPAYAFHAQTTDKILLAVDNGRFYTLGADKLPGARGFGEPIRTMIDIDTEAHIVAALPYRPKAQLLLASNIGRGFAAETDELLAETRKGRAVMSTKLGVQLVVVREIPAEHDHVAVVGDNRKLVIFSLEELPVMAKGQGVTLQRYRDGGMSDITTLKLEDGLSWTMGGESGRTRTEKDTVMWKVARGAAGRLPPVGFPRDNKFQG; from the coding sequence ATGGTGACCACGACCGACGAAGACTCAGATCCTTTCGACGCCATCGTCGATGCGCCTTTCGATGCTGCGCTCTCAGAGCGCTATCTTGTCTATGCCCTGTCCACGATCACGGCCCGTTCGCTGCCGGACTTGCGAGATGGACTGAAGCCCGTGCATCGCCGTCTGCTCTGGGCGATGCGGCAGCTCAAGCTTGATCCGGGCAATGCCTACAAGAAGTCCGCGCGCGTTGTTGGCGACGTGATCGGTAAGTATCACCCGCATGGCGATGCCTCGGTCTACGACGCGATGGTCCGCCTCGCGCAGGACTTCTCGCTGCGCTATCCGCTGGTGCAGGGGCAGGGCAACTTCGGCAATATCGACGGCGATAACGCGGCGGCCTACCGCTACACCGAAGCGCGCCTGACGCGCACGGCGATCCACCTGATGGCCGGGCTGGACGAAGGCACTGTCGACTTCGTTCCCACCTACAACGGCGAGGAAAGCGAGCCGGAGATATTCCCCGGCCTGTTCCCGAACCTGCTGGCGAACGGCGCCACCGGCATCGCCGTGGGCATGGCAACCTCGATCCCCAGCCACAACGTCGCGGAGATCATCGACGCGACCTTGATGCTGATCGACAATCCCCATGCCGAGCATGACCAGCTCATGCAGGTCTTCCACGGCCCGGACTTTGCCACCGGCGGCCTCGTGGTGGACAGCCCGGAGGCGATCAGCCACGCCTATGCCACCGGCAAGGGCGCCTTCCGCGTGCGCGGCCGCTTTTCCTGCGGAAAGGACGAGGCGGGCAACTGGGAGGAAACCGGGGTCGAGAAACTGGGCAGCGGCCAGTGGCAGCTCGTCATTTCCGAAATCCCCTACATGCTGGCCAAGGGCAAGCTGATCGAGCAGGTCGCCCAGCTCATCGCCGACCGCAAGCTGCCGATCCTCGAAGACATTCGCGACGAGAGCGACGAGCAGATCCGCATCGTCTTCGTGCCCAAGAGCCGCAATGTCGATCCGGAACTGCTGAAGGAAAGCCTCTACCGGCTGACCGACCTCGAAAGCCGATTCTCGCTCAACCTCAACGTGCTGGATTCGCACCGCACGCCGGGTGTGCTGGGGCTCAAGCTGCTGCTGTCGGAATGGGTCTACAGCCAGATCGACATCCTGCTGCGCCGTACCCGGCACCGGCTGGAAAAGATCGCCTCGCGGCTGGAACTGGTTGCCGGCTACATCATCGCCTATCTCAACCTTGACCGGATTATCGAGATCATCCGTACCGAGGACGAGCCCAAGCCGGTGATGATGGCCGAGTTCGAGCTGACCGACCGTCAGGCCGAAGCCATCCTCAACATGCGCCTGCGGTCCTTGCGCAAGCTTGAGGAAATGGAGCTTCGCAAGGAGCACGAGGAACTGCTTCGGGAGCAGGAAGAGCTCAACAAGCTGCTCGAAAGCCCGGCGCGCCAACGGACCCGGCTCAAGCGCGACCTTGCCAACTTGCGCAAGGACTATGCCGAGAATACCGAGCTTGGCCGTCGCCGCACCACGATCGCGCAGGCCACGCCAACGGTCGAGTTCAGCATGGACGCGATGATCGAGAAGGAGCCGGTCACGGTGATCCTCTCGGCCAAGGGCTGGATACGCGCCGCCAGGGGGCATGTCGCCCTGGACGGCGATTTCAAGTTCAAGGAAGGCGACGGCCCGGCCTATGCCTTCCACGCGCAGACGACCGACAAGATCCTGCTCGCGGTGGACAACGGGCGCTTCTACACGCTCGGTGCCGACAAGCTGCCCGGCGCGCGCGGCTTTGGCGAGCCGATCCGCACGATGATCGACATCGACACCGAGGCGCATATCGTTGCGGCCCTGCCATACAGGCCCAAGGCGCAGTTGTTGCTGGCCTCCAATATCGGGCGCGGCTTCGCGGCGGAAACCGACGAACTTCTAGCTGAAACCCGCAAGGGCCGTGCGGTCATGTCCACCAAACTGGGCGTGCAGCTGGTCGTCGTTCGGGAAATCCCGGCCGAGCACGATCACGTCGCGGTCGTGGGCGACAATCGCAAGCTGGTGATCTTCAGTCTCGAAGAACTGCCGGTCATGGCAAAGGGGCAGGGCGTGACGCTCCAGCGTTACCGTGACGGCGGCATGTCGGACATCACCACGCTGAAGCTGGAGGACGGCCTTTCCTGGACCATGGGCGGCGAAAGCGGCCGCACGCGGACCGAGAAGGACACGGTGATGTGGAAGGTCGCGCGCGGCGCGGCGGGCCGGCTGCCGCCGGTCGGCTTCCCGCGCGACAACAAGTTCCAGGGCTGA
- a CDS encoding DUF4349 domain-containing protein, translating to MRKTFMALALLALAGCGGESPRDLRKVTTSDSKEEVAAGSSDPIAVSAPNAPKIAYVYEYGYRLSAAAIPQVQRKQADLCEKQGPQVCQILDMKQSGAEGDYASGSLSLAVAAPRARSFGTELGKIAGAAEGEEVSSGISGEDLSKQIVDTEARLRARTVLRDRLMEVLASRKGTVAELVEAERGVAKVNEEIDEAKSWLAEMQGRVDYSRINISYEAGTPSSGGFMGPIRGALGNVGTVLGAVIGFLILAAAVIVPLGLVGLGIRYGMSLYRRRTQPGEEA from the coding sequence ATGCGCAAGACATTCATGGCCTTGGCTTTACTGGCGCTTGCCGGTTGCGGAGGCGAGTCTCCTCGCGACCTTCGAAAAGTCACCACTTCCGACAGCAAGGAAGAAGTCGCTGCAGGGAGCAGCGATCCCATTGCCGTGAGCGCACCGAATGCGCCGAAGATCGCCTATGTCTACGAATACGGCTACCGCCTGAGCGCTGCCGCCATCCCGCAAGTCCAGCGCAAACAGGCCGATCTCTGCGAAAAGCAAGGCCCGCAGGTCTGCCAGATCCTCGACATGAAGCAGAGCGGCGCCGAGGGCGACTATGCCTCGGGTTCCCTCTCGCTCGCCGTCGCGGCCCCTCGCGCCCGCTCATTCGGAACCGAACTCGGCAAAATCGCCGGCGCCGCGGAAGGCGAAGAGGTTTCAAGCGGGATTTCGGGTGAGGATCTCTCGAAGCAGATCGTCGATACCGAGGCCCGCCTGCGCGCCCGCACCGTGCTGCGTGACCGGCTGATGGAAGTGCTGGCCAGCCGCAAGGGCACCGTCGCCGAACTGGTCGAAGCGGAACGCGGAGTCGCCAAGGTCAATGAAGAGATCGACGAAGCGAAAAGCTGGCTCGCGGAAATGCAAGGCCGCGTCGATTACAGCCGGATAAACATATCCTACGAAGCCGGAACACCGTCGAGCGGCGGTTTCATGGGACCGATCCGAGGCGCTCTCGGCAATGTGGGGACCGTACTGGGCGCGGTCATCGGCTTCCTCATCCTCGCCGCAGCCGTCATCGTGCCGCTGGGTTTGGTCGGACTGGGCATCCGCTATGGAATGAGCCTGTATCGCCGCCGCACGCAACCGGGCGAGGAAGCCTGA
- a CDS encoding 2Fe-2S iron-sulfur cluster-binding protein: MNVRFLTAEGKLVLAEAETGDVLLRVAQAAGMPLEGTCEGQMACSTCHVIVAPDWFDRLEPASMDEEDMLDLAAGVARTSRLSCQIELTQALDGLEVRIPGVSRDMQIG, translated from the coding sequence CTGAACGTGAGGTTTTTGACCGCGGAAGGAAAACTCGTTCTGGCCGAGGCCGAGACGGGAGACGTTCTGCTGCGTGTGGCGCAAGCTGCCGGTATGCCGCTCGAAGGAACGTGCGAGGGGCAGATGGCCTGCTCGACCTGCCACGTGATCGTCGCGCCCGACTGGTTCGACAGGCTGGAACCGGCCTCGATGGACGAGGAAGACATGCTCGACCTCGCCGCCGGAGTTGCGCGGACCAGCCGCCTGTCCTGCCAGATCGAACTGACTCAGGCGCTGGACGGTTTGGAGGTCAGGATTCCGGGCGTTTCACGGGACATGCAGATCGGCTGA
- a CDS encoding retropepsin-like aspartic protease, translating into MDFPGLLTFLAGQPLLALALAAIFVSVLGGLLRGALPLLGGFLRGVGNLGVVAALLLTVAQATRLTSGTDFTLPGIELPELGLSRQSVSGGETRVPMARDGHFWVKATINGVKGDFLVDTGATLTAISPRVANSAEVRPQTMRQDIAMRTANGTVAARLGTVDELRFGSVVARQLDVVVAPGLEDQNVIGMNLLSRLASWRVEGRTLILVPHHPQPAT; encoded by the coding sequence ATGGATTTTCCCGGACTCCTGACTTTCCTTGCCGGCCAGCCCTTGCTGGCACTGGCGCTGGCGGCGATTTTCGTCTCGGTGCTGGGCGGTCTGCTACGCGGCGCGTTGCCGCTGCTTGGCGGATTCCTTCGCGGCGTGGGCAACCTCGGCGTCGTGGCGGCCCTGCTGCTGACCGTGGCGCAGGCGACCCGGCTCACCAGCGGCACCGACTTTACGCTTCCCGGCATCGAACTGCCCGAGCTCGGCCTTTCGCGCCAGAGCGTGAGCGGCGGCGAAACGCGCGTGCCGATGGCGCGTGATGGTCACTTCTGGGTCAAGGCCACGATCAACGGCGTGAAGGGCGATTTTCTCGTCGATACCGGCGCCACGCTCACCGCGATCTCGCCTAGAGTGGCGAATAGTGCCGAAGTCCGCCCGCAGACCATGCGGCAGGACATCGCGATGCGCACCGCGAACGGCACGGTCGCGGCCCGGCTCGGCACGGTCGATGAGCTGCGCTTCGGCAGCGTCGTCGCGCGTCAGCTTGACGTGGTGGTCGCGCCGGGGCTGGAGGACCAGAACGTCATCGGCATGAACCTGCTTTCGCGGCTGGCGAGCTGGCGCGTCGAGGGGCGCACGCTGATCCTCGTGCCGCATCACCCGCAACCGGCAACCTGA
- a CDS encoding retropepsin-like aspartic protease family protein — translation MNELGGLLYRQPLLALTIGAILVAVLAGMLAARRPRLGHALRNLSHFGLIAALLLTVAQVALHNTRSEAALWLDEPRPPSIEGSETIVPLRADGHYWIQARLQGEPVDFLVDTGATYTGISKSVAARAGIEPDAGDRGVMLDTANGTIVARMATAGSLDFGSISARDLPVAIGPDNEVETNVIGMNLLSRLASWRVEGDRLILVPRNGRGT, via the coding sequence GTGAATGAACTCGGCGGGCTGCTTTACCGGCAGCCGCTGCTGGCGCTGACGATCGGCGCCATCCTCGTGGCCGTGCTGGCCGGGATGCTGGCGGCCCGCCGTCCCCGGCTCGGCCATGCCTTGCGCAATCTCTCCCACTTCGGCCTGATCGCCGCGCTCCTGCTGACGGTAGCGCAAGTGGCCCTGCACAATACGCGCTCGGAAGCGGCGCTCTGGCTGGACGAGCCCCGGCCGCCCTCGATCGAAGGCAGCGAAACCATCGTGCCGCTTCGAGCGGACGGTCATTACTGGATACAGGCCCGGCTCCAGGGCGAGCCGGTTGATTTCCTGGTCGATACCGGGGCGACCTATACCGGCATCTCGAAATCGGTCGCCGCGCGCGCAGGGATCGAACCCGATGCCGGTGACCGGGGCGTGATGCTCGATACGGCCAATGGCACCATCGTCGCGCGTATGGCGACGGCCGGCTCACTGGATTTCGGGTCGATCTCCGCCCGCGACCTGCCCGTCGCCATCGGCCCCGACAACGAAGTGGAAACCAACGTCATCGGCATGAACCTGCTGTCCCGGCTGGCCAGTTGGCGGGTCGAGGGAGACCGGCTGATCCTCGTTCCCCGCAATGGGCGGGGAACGTGA
- a CDS encoding cysteine desulfurase family protein, translating to MIYLDYQATTPLAPEAREAMLPWLGGPEAVGFANPHSPHRPGRAAAAIVEVARDQVAALLPPGGRVIFTSGATEAINLAMAGSRARSLAVSAIEHAAVLDTARALDPAVSILPVNAEGLVDPATKIAEGTGLVAVMQVNNEIGTIQPVEALARAVHAAGALFLCDAVQGAGKIAAPVGADLIAISAHKLYGPKGIGALWVRDGLELAPMMHGGGQEQGLRSGTLSPALCAGFGVAASLAAARMEEDAARVEALWDAARAVLARWTLNGSSTDRWRGNLNLRLPGLDVARLMSDLRNVAFSAGSACASGSGRPSHVLKALGLSDSGAKASIRLGFGRYSDLGELKDACIRIEAAAAAQGV from the coding sequence ATGATCTATCTCGACTATCAGGCGACGACGCCGCTGGCTCCCGAAGCGCGCGAGGCCATGCTGCCATGGCTGGGCGGGCCGGAAGCGGTGGGCTTCGCCAACCCCCATAGCCCGCACCGGCCGGGCCGGGCCGCTGCCGCCATCGTTGAAGTGGCACGCGATCAGGTTGCCGCCTTGCTGCCGCCGGGCGGGCGGGTGATCTTCACTTCCGGTGCGACCGAGGCGATCAATCTCGCCATGGCGGGGAGCAGGGCGCGGAGCCTTGCGGTTTCCGCCATCGAACATGCCGCCGTGCTCGACACGGCGCGGGCGCTCGATCCGGCGGTTTCCATCCTGCCGGTGAACGCGGAGGGGCTGGTCGATCCGGCCACGAAGATCGCGGAAGGGACGGGCCTTGTCGCCGTCATGCAGGTCAACAACGAGATCGGCACGATCCAGCCGGTCGAAGCTCTTGCCCGAGCCGTCCATGCCGCAGGCGCGCTGTTCCTTTGCGATGCCGTCCAGGGGGCGGGCAAGATCGCGGCGCCTGTCGGCGCGGACCTGATCGCGATCTCGGCCCACAAGCTCTATGGGCCGAAGGGGATCGGGGCGCTCTGGGTGCGTGACGGGCTTGAGCTGGCGCCGATGATGCACGGCGGCGGGCAGGAGCAGGGCCTGCGTTCGGGCACGCTCAGTCCCGCGCTTTGCGCCGGGTTCGGCGTGGCCGCATCGCTCGCGGCAGCGCGGATGGAAGAGGACGCCGCGCGTGTCGAGGCGTTGTGGGATGCCGCGCGCGCAGTGCTGGCGCGCTGGACCCTCAACGGCTCGTCCACAGATCGCTGGCGCGGAAATCTCAACTTGCGCTTGCCGGGGCTCGATGTGGCGCGGCTGATGTCCGACCTCAGGAACGTGGCGTTTTCCGCCGGTTCCGCCTGTGCCAGCGGCTCGGGACGGCCCAGCCACGTGCTCAAGGCGCTCGGACTTTCCGATTCCGGCGCCAAAGCCTCTATCCGTCTGGGATTCGGGCGATATAGTGACCTTGGGGAGCTGAAGGATGCCTGCATACGAATAGAAGCCGCAGCAGCGGCGCAGGGAGTCTGA